The following proteins are co-located in the candidate division WOR-3 bacterium genome:
- a CDS encoding helix-hairpin-helix domain-containing protein, translated as MWFTKEERIGLLLIGVSMLVGGVVLNKKEEAGLRNLKDSAIEVSEEVPAVEVGNDKIPKGKLNINSASFEELVKVPGIGPKTASLILERRQREKFKSIEELKEIKGIGDKKLQKLKEYVEVK; from the coding sequence ATGTGGTTTACAAAGGAAGAAAGAATTGGCCTTCTGCTCATTGGGGTATCAATGTTGGTGGGTGGCGTTGTATTAAATAAGAAAGAAGAAGCAGGCTTGAGAAATTTAAAGGATTCCGCAATTGAAGTTTCGGAAGAAGTGCCAGCAGTGGAAGTTGGAAACGATAAAATTCCAAAAGGTAAATTGAATATTAACAGCGCGAGTTTTGAAGAATTGGTCAAAGTTCCTGGTATTGGACCCAAAACTGCTTCGCTTATACTGGAACGCAGGCAACGAGAAAAGTTTAAGAGTATTGAAGAGCTCAAGGAGATTAAGGGAATCGGTGATAAGAAGCTTCAAAAACTAAAGGAATATGTGGAGGTAAAATGA